The following coding sequences lie in one Psychrobacter arenosus genomic window:
- a CDS encoding YbaN family protein translates to MPQSLEHSYSGTVKQAKHPAMRWLFLLLGIVFFILGIIGLLLPVMPTAPFILLSAACWARGSKRFYLWLINHKYFGKFIRDWEERHAVPRYAKWLACIMMTLSGTMLFYQLPAEKIWMAWGVAAVFTGVGIYLWRSPDA, encoded by the coding sequence ATGCCGCAAAGCCTTGAGCATTCTTATTCAGGCACTGTAAAACAAGCCAAGCATCCTGCCATGCGTTGGTTGTTTTTGCTGTTGGGCATCGTATTTTTTATACTGGGAATTATAGGTTTGCTGCTGCCTGTGATGCCGACCGCCCCCTTTATTTTATTATCAGCGGCTTGCTGGGCGCGGGGCTCTAAGCGCTTTTATTTATGGCTGATTAACCATAAATACTTTGGTAAATTTATTCGCGATTGGGAGGAGCGTCATGCCGTGCCGCGTTATGCCAAGTGGTTGGCATGTATCATGATGACCTTGTCGGGCACCATGCTGTTTTATCAATTGCCTGCTGAAAAAATATGGATGGCTTGGGGTGTGGCAGCCGTATTTACGGGAGTAGGTATTTATTTATGGCGCTCACCAGATGCTTAA
- a CDS encoding lysozyme inhibitor LprI family protein → MKQRLSLILALAATLGLTSCDKIPGTSSTPEVQCGSETAVDLVKELFQDGIESNTKSIAKNQDIRIDSAGLRANISQVNTKLDNVRTDKSDPQSTKKFCVATLTAKLDSDLVTRANFVREYYGMSGVNEDAFEQDIDMDANTISYELEYTVQPTDDGEKVFGRLENGSEVISFVATAIIDAMQRNDVRALKAQDNKNIAINAGAEREAAASAQIAATEAYTEASNEMASIATEQAKVKATMDFKRSEFNKLWKSASEETRQSLMDNQREWVENRDEICTDRAREAEAARQEIVRMECITELLGDRYYELKEYIDAYD, encoded by the coding sequence ATGAAACAACGGTTGTCTTTAATCCTAGCTTTAGCAGCAACTTTAGGCCTTACAAGCTGCGACAAAATCCCCGGCACTAGCTCTACGCCAGAAGTACAATGTGGTAGTGAGACTGCGGTCGATCTCGTTAAAGAATTATTTCAAGATGGCATCGAATCCAACACTAAAAGCATCGCTAAGAATCAAGATATACGCATCGATAGTGCAGGCTTGCGTGCCAATATCAGTCAAGTAAACACGAAGTTAGATAACGTGCGTACCGATAAAAGCGACCCACAAAGTACCAAAAAATTCTGTGTGGCTACCCTCACCGCTAAACTAGATTCAGACCTAGTAACTCGCGCTAACTTTGTTCGTGAGTATTATGGGATGTCCGGCGTGAATGAAGACGCCTTTGAGCAAGACATCGATATGGATGCCAACACCATCAGCTATGAGCTAGAGTATACGGTACAGCCTACGGATGATGGTGAGAAGGTCTTTGGCAGGTTAGAGAATGGCAGTGAAGTCATTAGCTTTGTCGCTACCGCCATCATTGATGCTATGCAGCGCAATGACGTACGCGCCCTAAAAGCTCAGGATAATAAAAACATAGCCATCAACGCAGGGGCTGAACGTGAGGCCGCTGCTTCTGCGCAAATTGCAGCTACCGAAGCTTATACCGAAGCGTCTAATGAGATGGCGAGCATCGCTACTGAGCAAGCTAAGGTTAAAGCCACTATGGACTTTAAACGCAGCGAGTTTAATAAATTGTGGAAAAGTGCTTCTGAAGAAACCCGTCAAAGTCTGATGGACAATCAGCGAGAGTGGGTAGAAAATCGTGATGAGATTTGTACGGATCGTGCGCGTGAGGCAGAAGCTGCCCGCCAAGAAATAGTCCGTATGGAATGTATAACCGAGCTATTGGGCGATCGCTATTATGAACTTAAAGAATATATCGATGCTTATGACTAG
- a CDS encoding YeiH family protein, whose product MTTAFARTLNSYIPRPYQFAGLVLVLVGSLLSMWLNEQITVWTNGRMLGLSALTLAIIIGMVLGNTVYPKFAPKLADGVTFSKGQILRLAIMLYGFKLTLTQVASVGTSAIVIDAIVLSSTFMLTYFLGTRWLKVDRETALLIGSGASICGAAAVIAAEPVVKAEAHKVTIAVATVVVFGTLAMLLYPLLYHVGWLLPWLTPQQYGIYTGSSVHEVAQVVVAGNAINAEVGNTAVVTKMIRVMMLAPFLLILSFILTEKSPAKVTPTVPSATTLTGANTAAPNNTKTAFTTSGSKKSAFMDRLSQVKVPWFAFVFILIVVLHTFISMSESFVATMVTLDNILLTMAMFALGLTTHLSAIKQAGVRPLLLGAIMFAWLILGGGLINVGINQLL is encoded by the coding sequence ATGACTACCGCCTTCGCCCGTACTTTAAACAGTTATATTCCTCGCCCCTACCAGTTTGCTGGGCTAGTCTTAGTATTGGTGGGCAGTTTGCTGAGTATGTGGCTTAATGAGCAGATTACCGTATGGACCAATGGCCGTATGCTGGGGCTAAGCGCGCTAACCTTGGCCATCATTATCGGTATGGTATTAGGCAATACGGTCTATCCAAAATTTGCCCCTAAATTAGCAGACGGCGTGACCTTTTCTAAAGGGCAGATACTGCGCTTAGCGATCATGTTATATGGCTTTAAATTAACGCTAACCCAAGTCGCTAGTGTCGGTACCTCGGCCATCGTAATTGACGCCATCGTACTCAGCTCTACTTTTATGTTGACTTATTTCCTCGGGACGCGTTGGCTCAAAGTAGACCGTGAAACCGCGCTATTAATTGGTTCAGGGGCGAGTATTTGCGGTGCCGCAGCCGTGATTGCAGCAGAGCCTGTCGTCAAAGCAGAGGCTCATAAAGTGACTATCGCTGTCGCTACCGTGGTAGTGTTTGGCACGCTCGCTATGCTGCTTTATCCCCTGTTATACCATGTGGGCTGGTTATTGCCTTGGCTAACCCCGCAGCAGTACGGGATTTATACTGGGTCTAGTGTTCACGAAGTGGCTCAGGTCGTGGTGGCGGGTAACGCTATTAATGCTGAAGTGGGCAATACGGCGGTGGTCACCAAAATGATTCGCGTGATGATGCTCGCCCCTTTCTTATTAATTCTATCGTTTATTTTGACCGAAAAATCACCGGCTAAAGTCACGCCAACAGTTCCAAGCGCTACCACTTTGACTGGTGCTAACACTGCGGCTCCAAACAATACAAAAACTGCTTTCACAACAAGTGGTTCCAAAAAGAGTGCTTTTATGGATCGGCTATCGCAAGTAAAAGTGCCTTGGTTTGCCTTTGTCTTTATTTTGATTGTGGTGCTACATACCTTCATTAGTATGTCTGAGAGCTTCGTTGCCACGATGGTGACTTTGGACAACATATTATTAACTATGGCAATGTTTGCGCTAGGATTAACCACCCATCTGAGCGCTATCAAGCAAGCCGGCGTACGCCCTCTATTGTTGGGTGCCATTATGTTTGCTTGGCTCATCCTTGGCGGCGGCCTCATCAACGTCGGTATTAATCAACTGTTATAG